One window of Flavobacterium dauae genomic DNA carries:
- a CDS encoding RluA family pseudouridine synthase — protein sequence MKIYSNKNNLQVLYEDNHLIVVNKRVGDIVQGDETGDKPLSDVVKEYIKDKYNKPGAVFLGVVHRLDRPTSGIVLFAKTSKALTRLNDLFKNRETQKTYWAVVKNQPPKESDTLIHYLTRNPKNNTSKAHLKEIKDSKKAILDYKIIQKLNSYFALEINLHTGRHHQIRCQLNAIGCPIKGDLKYGFDRSNPNGGIHLHARKLVLTHPVTKEELKIIAPVPDDIIWKNVEKE from the coding sequence ATGAAAATCTATTCAAACAAAAACAATTTACAGGTTTTATACGAAGACAACCATTTAATTGTGGTTAACAAACGTGTGGGCGATATTGTGCAGGGCGATGAAACAGGCGATAAACCTTTAAGCGATGTTGTAAAAGAATACATAAAAGATAAGTACAACAAGCCAGGGGCCGTTTTTTTGGGTGTGGTGCATAGGTTAGATCGCCCAACATCGGGTATTGTGCTGTTTGCAAAAACATCGAAAGCGTTAACCCGGCTGAACGATTTATTTAAAAACCGCGAAACGCAGAAAACATATTGGGCAGTTGTAAAAAATCAACCGCCAAAAGAAAGCGATACGTTGATTCACTACTTAACCCGAAATCCTAAAAACAATACTTCAAAAGCACATTTAAAAGAAATTAAAGACAGTAAAAAAGCTATTTTAGATTATAAAATCATTCAAAAATTAAACTCTTATTTTGCGTTAGAAATTAATCTGCATACAGGTCGTCATCATCAAATTCGCTGTCAGTTAAATGCAATTGGCTGCCCAATTAAAGGCGATTTAAAATATGGTTTTGACCGAAGCAATCCCAACGGCGGCATACATCTACATGCAAGAAAATTAGTTTTAACACATCCTGTTACTAAAGAAGAACTAAAAATTATTGCACCTGTTCCCGATGATATTATTTGGAAAAATGTAGAAAAAGAGTAA
- the panB gene encoding 3-methyl-2-oxobutanoate hydroxymethyltransferase: MSVAKKDYKIVTTKSLFDMKQNGEKISMLTAYDYTMAKIVDSAGVDVILVGDSASNVMAGHETTLPITLDQMIYHASCVVRGVERALVVVDLPFGTYQSDSKKALESAIRVMKESGAHALKLEGGKEIKEGIKKILGAGVPVMGHLGLTPQSIYKFGTYTVRAKEEAEAIKLIEDAKMLEKIGCFAIVLEKIPAKLAEQVAKEVSIPIIGIGAGSGVDGQVLVVHDMIGMTHEFSPKFLRRYMNLYEDMTKAIGQYVDDVKSKDFPNSTEQY, from the coding sequence ATGTCAGTTGCTAAAAAAGATTACAAGATAGTGACTACCAAGTCTCTTTTTGATATGAAACAAAACGGAGAAAAAATCTCCATGCTTACCGCTTATGATTACACAATGGCAAAAATTGTTGATTCTGCTGGTGTTGATGTTATTTTGGTGGGCGATTCTGCAAGTAATGTAATGGCGGGCCACGAAACTACTTTACCCATAACTTTAGACCAGATGATCTATCACGCATCGTGTGTGGTTCGTGGTGTAGAGCGCGCATTGGTCGTAGTTGATTTACCATTTGGAACCTATCAATCCGATTCTAAAAAAGCATTGGAATCTGCCATTCGCGTAATGAAAGAAAGTGGTGCACACGCCTTGAAGTTAGAAGGTGGTAAAGAAATTAAAGAAGGAATTAAAAAAATTCTGGGAGCCGGTGTACCTGTTATGGGGCATTTGGGTTTAACTCCGCAATCAATCTATAAATTTGGAACATATACTGTTCGTGCAAAAGAAGAAGCCGAAGCCATTAAATTAATTGAAGACGCTAAGATGTTAGAGAAAATAGGATGTTTTGCAATTGTATTAGAAAAAATTCCTGCAAAGTTAGCCGAACAAGTTGCTAAAGAAGTATCTATCCCTATTATTGGTATTGGAGCCGGCAGCGGTGTTGACGGTCAGGTTTTGGTGGTTCACGATATGATTGGAATGACGCACGAATTCAGTCCAAAATTTTTAAGACGATATATGAATTTGTACGAAGATATGACAAAAGCCATCGGTCAGTATGTTGATGATGTAAAATCAAAAGATTTTCCTAATTCAACAGAGCAGTATTAA
- the purL gene encoding phosphoribosylformylglycinamidine synthase, whose product MIQFFENASGTVYAVQTSIPLSTEDVAKLNWLFGNAAQIETPSITQNFVGPRAAMITPWSTNAVEITQNMGINGIIRIEEFFKDKEDFSDFDPMIFQKYPSLTQDMFTVNIDPQPILEIEDIAAYNQQEGLALSDEEIDYLNNVSIKIGRKLTDSEVFGFSQVNSEHCRHKIFNGTFVIDGVEQPTSLFKLIKSTSETNPNGIVSAYKDNVAFVKGPLVTQFAPNSADKPDFYSEKEFDSVISLKAETHNFPTTVEPFNGAATGSGGEIRDRLAGGQGSLPLAGTAIYMTSYSRLVDDREWEDGMKERNWLYQTPMDILIKASNGASDFGNKFGQPLITGSVLTFEHEENNRKIGYDKVIMQAGGIGYGKENQAKKHEPKAGDQIVILGGENYRIGMGGAAVSSADTGAFGSGIELNAIQRSNPEMQKRAANAVRGMVEADINPIVSIHDHGAGGHLNCLSELVENTGGLIDLDKLPVGDPTLSAKEIIGNESQERMGLVIGKNDIDTLQRVADRERSPMYNVGEVTNNHRFTFESATNGAKPMDFALEDMFGSSPKTIMNDETVVYNYADLEYEKEEVYNYLNQVLQLEAVACKDWLTNKVDRCVGGRVAKQQCVGPLQLPLNNVGVMALDFKGKEGIATTVGHSPITALVDPVAGSRNAIGEALSNIIFAPIKDGLSGVSLSANWMWACNNKGEDARLYQAVKGCADFAIELGINIPTGKDSLSMKQKYPEGDVIAPGTVIISAAGNCSDIKKVVEPVLSKSAGSIYYINLSKDKLKLGGSSFAQILNKIGNDVPTITDAAYFKKAFNTIQDLINDNQIAAGHDVGSGGLITTLLEMCFAGYNLDADIDLTGLNEPDLIKALFNENIAVVLQAQNDVAFENKMSLNGIEFVKIGVPSEGHDLKVFFGKELYNFNINELRDTWFITSYYLDKKQSKNGMARERLMNYKKQPLQFSFPFHFDGNKPVIDSSKPKPKAAIIREKGSNSEREMANAMFLAGFDVKDVHMTDLISGRETLEDIQFIGAVGGFSNSDVLGSAKGWAGAFMYNEKANTALKNFFARPDTMSVGICNGCQLFMELELINPDHEVHGKMHHNTSQKHESNFVSVKVQQNNSIMLSTLAGTTLGVWISHGEGKFNLPKSENEYNIVAKYAYDAYPANPNGSDYNTAMMCDKTGRHLVTMPHIERSVFPWNWANYPAGRKDEVSPWVEAFVNARKWCDTNKK is encoded by the coding sequence ATGATTCAATTTTTTGAAAATGCGTCTGGTACAGTTTACGCTGTACAAACTTCAATCCCTTTAAGTACCGAAGATGTAGCTAAACTAAATTGGCTGTTTGGCAATGCTGCACAAATAGAAACTCCTTCAATAACTCAAAATTTTGTTGGTCCGCGTGCCGCAATGATTACTCCGTGGAGTACCAATGCAGTTGAAATTACGCAGAATATGGGCATTAATGGAATTATTCGTATCGAAGAATTTTTTAAAGACAAAGAAGATTTCAGCGATTTTGATCCTATGATTTTTCAGAAATATCCGTCTTTAACACAAGATATGTTTACGGTTAATATCGATCCGCAACCTATTTTAGAAATTGAAGATATTGCAGCTTACAACCAACAAGAGGGTTTGGCTTTAAGCGATGAAGAAATTGATTATTTAAACAATGTTTCGATAAAAATTGGTAGAAAACTAACCGATTCTGAAGTATTTGGATTTTCTCAGGTAAATTCAGAACATTGCCGTCATAAAATTTTCAACGGAACTTTTGTGATCGATGGTGTTGAACAACCAACTTCGCTATTCAAATTAATTAAAAGTACGTCTGAAACAAATCCAAACGGAATTGTTTCGGCATATAAAGATAATGTGGCTTTTGTAAAAGGTCCGCTTGTAACACAATTTGCACCAAATTCTGCTGATAAACCTGATTTTTATTCTGAAAAAGAGTTCGATTCGGTAATTTCTTTAAAAGCAGAAACGCACAACTTTCCTACTACGGTTGAACCATTTAATGGTGCAGCTACAGGTTCGGGCGGTGAAATTCGCGACCGATTAGCAGGTGGACAAGGTTCGTTGCCATTGGCAGGAACTGCTATTTATATGACCTCTTATTCGCGTTTGGTTGACGATCGTGAATGGGAAGATGGTATGAAAGAACGCAACTGGTTGTACCAAACTCCGATGGATATTTTAATTAAAGCATCAAACGGAGCTTCAGATTTTGGAAACAAATTTGGTCAACCGTTAATTACCGGTTCTGTTTTAACTTTTGAACACGAAGAAAACAACCGCAAAATTGGTTACGACAAAGTAATTATGCAAGCGGGTGGTATTGGTTACGGAAAAGAAAATCAAGCAAAAAAACACGAACCTAAAGCAGGCGATCAAATAGTAATTTTAGGAGGTGAAAATTATAGAATTGGTATGGGTGGTGCAGCAGTTTCATCTGCAGATACAGGTGCTTTTGGATCTGGTATCGAATTAAACGCCATTCAACGTTCAAACCCAGAAATGCAAAAACGTGCGGCAAATGCGGTGCGTGGTATGGTTGAAGCCGATATTAACCCAATTGTGTCAATTCACGATCACGGTGCCGGCGGACACTTAAACTGTTTGTCTGAATTGGTTGAAAACACCGGTGGATTAATCGATTTAGATAAATTACCAGTGGGCGATCCTACTTTATCAGCAAAAGAAATTATTGGTAACGAATCGCAAGAGCGTATGGGATTGGTTATTGGTAAAAACGATATTGATACCTTACAGCGTGTTGCAGACCGTGAACGTTCGCCAATGTACAATGTGGGTGAAGTTACAAACAATCACCGTTTTACTTTTGAATCGGCTACAAACGGAGCAAAACCTATGGATTTTGCTTTAGAAGATATGTTTGGTTCATCGCCAAAAACAATTATGAACGATGAAACTGTTGTTTATAATTATGCCGATTTAGAATACGAAAAAGAAGAAGTTTACAACTATCTTAATCAAGTTTTACAGTTAGAAGCTGTTGCTTGTAAAGATTGGTTAACCAATAAAGTAGATCGTTGTGTGGGTGGTCGTGTGGCTAAACAACAATGTGTAGGACCGTTACAACTACCTTTGAATAACGTAGGTGTTATGGCGCTTGATTTTAAAGGAAAAGAAGGTATTGCAACTACCGTGGGACACTCGCCTATTACCGCTTTGGTTGATCCGGTTGCAGGAAGCAGAAATGCTATTGGCGAAGCGTTATCAAACATTATTTTTGCTCCGATAAAAGACGGTTTAAGTGGTGTTTCGTTATCGGCAAACTGGATGTGGGCTTGCAACAACAAAGGCGAAGACGCACGTTTGTATCAGGCAGTTAAAGGTTGTGCTGATTTTGCTATTGAATTAGGAATTAACATCCCAACGGGTAAAGATTCTCTTTCAATGAAACAAAAATATCCTGAAGGAGATGTTATTGCTCCGGGAACGGTAATTATTTCTGCAGCAGGAAACTGTTCGGATATTAAAAAAGTAGTCGAACCTGTTTTATCAAAATCCGCAGGATCAATTTACTACATCAATTTATCTAAAGACAAACTTAAATTGGGTGGTTCGTCATTCGCACAAATTTTAAACAAAATTGGTAACGATGTTCCAACAATAACAGACGCTGCTTATTTCAAAAAAGCATTCAATACCATTCAAGATTTAATCAACGATAATCAAATTGCTGCTGGTCACGATGTTGGTTCGGGCGGTTTAATTACCACGTTGTTAGAAATGTGTTTTGCAGGCTACAATTTAGATGCCGATATTGATTTAACCGGATTGAATGAACCAGATTTAATTAAAGCGTTGTTTAACGAAAACATTGCCGTTGTGTTACAAGCACAGAACGATGTGGCTTTTGAAAACAAAATGTCTTTAAACGGTATTGAGTTTGTAAAAATCGGCGTTCCGTCTGAAGGGCACGATTTAAAAGTTTTCTTCGGCAAAGAATTATACAATTTTAACATCAACGAATTACGTGATACCTGGTTTATAACTTCGTATTATTTAGACAAAAAACAGTCTAAAAACGGAATGGCGCGCGAGCGTTTAATGAACTACAAAAAACAACCTTTGCAGTTTAGTTTTCCTTTTCATTTTGACGGAAATAAACCGGTAATCGATAGTTCAAAACCTAAACCAAAAGCGGCAATTATCCGCGAAAAAGGATCGAATTCTGAAAGAGAAATGGCTAACGCAATGTTTTTAGCTGGCTTTGATGTAAAAGATGTTCACATGACCGATTTAATTTCGGGTCGTGAAACATTAGAAGATATTCAGTTTATTGGTGCTGTTGGTGGATTTTCTAATTCAGATGTTTTAGGTTCGGCAAAAGGTTGGGCTGGTGCATTTATGTACAACGAAAAGGCAAATACGGCATTAAAGAATTTCTTTGCTCGTCCTGACACCATGTCTGTTGGTATTTGTAATGGTTGCCAGTTGTTTATGGAATTAGAACTAATCAATCCGGATCATGAAGTGCACGGAAAAATGCATCACAATACTTCGCAAAAACACGAATCTAACTTCGTTTCGGTAAAAGTTCAACAAAACAATTCTATCATGTTGTCAACTTTAGCAGGAACTACTTTAGGAGTTTGGATTTCGCATGGTGAAGGTAAATTCAATTTGCCAAAATCAGAAAACGAATATAATATCGTAGCAAAATATGCGTACGATGCGTATCCGGCAAATCCAAACGGATCTGATTATAATACGGCAATGATGTGCGATAAAACAGGAAGACACTTGGTTACAATGCCGCATATAGAACGTTCTGTTTTCCCTTGGAACTGGGCAAATTACCCAGCAGGAAGAAAAGACGAAGTTTCTCCGTGGGTTGAAGCTTTTGTGAACGCACGCAAATGGTGCGATACAAACAAAAAATAA
- a CDS encoding IS1595 family transposase: MEIFKGQNLLEFAEHFKTDLDCEKYLAHWKWEKGYCCRKCGHTKYQIRKDFSRTCNICSDTESPSSGTLFHRVKFGLRKAFFICFEMSTTTKDLSALQMSVRYGVAENTARLFMHKVREAMKSDEKDGMKGLVQIDEFTVGGKENGKQGRSYATKKKKVVCAVELTDEGKVKRFYALKIKDFSAKSLQTIFYKHIDRSAQIVTDDWKGYRPIKDFKITQIPSNKGKNFPVLHTMIHQVKSWLRTTYSWVSDSNINRYLSEFCFRINRSQSKQTIFNNLIKRMVSRNPISQADLVCN, encoded by the coding sequence ATGGAAATTTTTAAAGGTCAAAATCTTCTGGAGTTTGCTGAACACTTCAAAACCGACCTAGATTGTGAAAAATATCTTGCACATTGGAAGTGGGAAAAAGGCTATTGTTGTCGCAAATGTGGTCATACAAAATATCAGATTAGAAAAGACTTTTCAAGAACCTGCAATATTTGTAGTGATACAGAAAGTCCAAGCTCGGGCACACTTTTTCACAGAGTTAAGTTCGGTTTAAGAAAGGCTTTTTTCATTTGTTTTGAGATGAGTACCACAACAAAAGATTTATCTGCTTTGCAAATGTCTGTTCGTTATGGAGTTGCAGAAAATACAGCTCGTTTATTTATGCATAAGGTTCGTGAAGCTATGAAATCTGATGAAAAAGACGGGATGAAAGGTCTGGTTCAGATTGATGAGTTTACCGTTGGAGGAAAGGAAAATGGAAAACAAGGAAGAAGTTATGCTACCAAAAAGAAGAAGGTTGTATGTGCTGTGGAGCTTACAGATGAAGGGAAAGTCAAACGTTTTTATGCGTTGAAAATCAAAGATTTTTCAGCCAAATCTCTACAAACAATTTTCTATAAACACATAGATAGATCAGCCCAAATCGTTACAGATGATTGGAAAGGATATAGACCAATAAAAGATTTTAAGATTACGCAAATTCCAAGTAATAAGGGTAAAAATTTTCCGGTACTACACACCATGATTCATCAAGTGAAATCGTGGTTGAGAACAACCTATTCTTGGGTTTCGGATTCTAATATCAATAGATATTTAAGTGAATTTTGTTTCAGAATAAATCGTTCTCAATCTAAGCAAACAATATTCAACAATCTTATTAAGAGAATGGTTAGTAGAAATCCAATTTCACAAGCCGATTTAGTATGTAATTAA
- a CDS encoding right-handed parallel beta-helix repeat-containing protein, producing MKFLYNLLILVCVINLAACRDDFNYEPATGSELTFSKDTVYLDTIFSNIGSSTYNLKVYNKSNKDIKIPSISLGKGDNSHFRLMVDGMPGKSFNNIELLAKDSLFIFVETTVDIKQQTNGKEFLYTDEILFQAGNNQQKVDLVTLVKDAVFLYPQKFQDGSYESLNFGDTQIYGFFLDENDVVNGNELDWTNDKPYVIYGYAAVPPNKTLNISAGTEIHFHRNSGLVTFSDAVIDADGSIENPIVFQGDRLEPSFEDIPGQWDGIWISQDSDATFNNVIIKNAVDGLFINKNKLPVNLTNLQIYNCEKNGLLLQVANIIGKNIVTNNCGVAALNINYGGTYDFTHCTFANYWNRQNQTAVVINNGDGTNEFALQAHFKNSIIYGNASESLLMAPANKETNFTFKFEYSLIKFLNSGNRFDTTNFPYNFTNTVNFNNCLIAKNFSDYQPHFFNSSKNELMITDKATSLINFGSSVYAQQVPQDLAGKSRLTSADLGAYQHVSSSVE from the coding sequence ATGAAATTCCTTTATAACCTATTAATTTTAGTCTGCGTAATAAATTTGGCTGCGTGTCGTGATGATTTTAATTATGAACCTGCAACGGGCTCCGAACTAACTTTTTCTAAAGATACCGTTTATCTCGATACTATTTTTTCAAATATTGGCTCAAGTACATATAATTTAAAAGTGTACAATAAAAGCAATAAAGACATAAAAATACCATCGATTAGTTTAGGGAAAGGAGATAATTCTCACTTTAGATTAATGGTTGATGGAATGCCGGGAAAAAGTTTTAATAACATCGAGCTTTTGGCAAAAGACAGTTTGTTTATTTTTGTTGAAACCACAGTTGATATCAAACAGCAAACCAACGGAAAAGAATTTTTATATACCGATGAAATTTTGTTTCAGGCAGGTAACAATCAGCAGAAAGTAGATTTGGTTACCTTGGTTAAAGATGCTGTTTTTCTTTATCCGCAGAAATTTCAGGATGGTTCTTATGAGAGTCTGAATTTTGGCGACACACAAATTTATGGTTTTTTTTTAGATGAAAACGATGTTGTAAATGGTAATGAACTGGACTGGACAAATGATAAACCTTATGTAATTTATGGTTATGCAGCTGTTCCGCCCAACAAAACCTTAAATATTTCAGCAGGAACCGAAATTCATTTTCACAGAAATTCAGGGTTGGTTACTTTTTCAGATGCTGTGATTGACGCTGATGGATCTATTGAAAATCCGATTGTTTTTCAAGGCGATCGTTTAGAACCTAGTTTTGAAGATATTCCGGGGCAATGGGATGGCATCTGGATTAGCCAAGACAGTGATGCGACTTTTAATAACGTTATTATCAAAAATGCAGTTGACGGGCTGTTTATCAATAAAAACAAGCTTCCTGTTAATTTAACCAATCTGCAAATTTACAATTGTGAAAAAAACGGATTACTGTTACAGGTGGCTAATATAATTGGTAAAAATATTGTTACAAATAATTGTGGTGTTGCTGCCTTAAATATCAACTACGGCGGAACATACGATTTTACGCATTGTACGTTTGCTAATTATTGGAATCGACAAAATCAAACGGCTGTTGTAATTAATAACGGAGACGGAACAAATGAATTTGCATTACAGGCACACTTTAAAAACAGTATTATTTATGGTAATGCAAGCGAATCGTTATTGATGGCTCCGGCAAATAAAGAAACTAATTTTACTTTTAAGTTTGAATACTCTTTAATAAAATTTTTAAATTCAGGAAATAGGTTTGATACTACTAACTTCCCTTACAATTTTACCAACACAGTCAATTTTAATAATTGTTTAATTGCTAAAAATTTCAGTGATTACCAGCCACATTTTTTTAATTCTTCTAAAAACGAACTAATGATTACCGATAAAGCAACTTCATTAATCAATTTTGGAAGCTCGGTGTATGCACAACAAGTTCCACAGGATTTAGCAGGAAAAAGCAGGTTAACATCGGCAGATTTAGGAGCTTATCAACACGTGAGTTCTTCGGTAGAGTAA
- a CDS encoding ACP phosphodiesterase produces MNFLAHIYLSGTNERIQIGNFMGDGIRGKDYKHYHTDIQLGVLLHRSIDSFTDFHPIFRQSKYRLVPKFNHFSGIIIDMFYDHFLAKEWNMYHHEDLEVFTRRFYKSLEKHKDELNIKTRDLLPYLVKQNWLERYAHLTDLQQILKQMDQRFSLKSNMNEAVEDLYAHYEDFQREFHLFFKDLMVHAEAERFRIGEELKK; encoded by the coding sequence ATGAACTTTTTAGCACATATTTATTTATCGGGAACGAACGAACGCATACAGATTGGCAATTTTATGGGCGATGGTATTCGTGGGAAAGACTACAAACATTATCATACCGATATTCAGTTGGGTGTTTTACTTCATAGATCAATTGATAGTTTTACTGATTTTCATCCGATATTTCGTCAATCAAAATACCGATTGGTTCCAAAGTTCAATCATTTTTCCGGAATTATTATCGATATGTTTTACGATCATTTTCTGGCGAAGGAATGGAACATGTATCATCATGAAGATTTGGAAGTATTTACTCGACGATTTTATAAAAGTTTAGAAAAACATAAAGATGAACTAAACATAAAAACACGTGATTTACTGCCTTACCTTGTGAAGCAGAATTGGTTGGAACGTTATGCACATTTAACCGATTTACAGCAGATTTTAAAACAAATGGATCAGCGTTTTTCTTTAAAATCAAATATGAACGAGGCTGTGGAAGATTTATATGCACATTACGAAGATTTTCAACGTGAATTTCACTTGTTTTTTAAAGATTTAATGGTGCATGCAGAAGCTGAACGATTTAGAATTGGGGAAGAACTTAAAAAATGA
- a CDS encoding chloride channel protein, producing MVASKNKKNRFKKTFRYLEGILYLLKTIISDRQFLYISCVLVGISSALAVILLKSFAHSVFKLATYLDTIYKLPFSNSIFPVIGILLTVFIIKKFLDGSIEKGTSQIMIAVAKKSGYMPRKQMYAQIITSSLTVGMGGSAGLESPITITGAAFGSNFAQNFRFNYKDRTLLLACGVASGIAAAFNAPITGVLFAIEIILADMSVTAFIPLMISSATGAIVSGVVLKEGMFLNFKSNFTFDYSNIIYYVLVGIAAGFFSIYHARMFRKIEHFTSQLRYNVYKKAFIGAAMLAVLIFLFPTLFGEGYESIKSLANNNAADILENSLLEKFRKNPWIVLVFVGLTAFIKSIATGLTLGSGGNGGNFAPSLFVGSYLGYMVAKFIELIGLKKLPIENFTVVGMAAVLSGLFHAPLTAIFLIAEITGGYGLMVPLLIVSSISFAISKRYDNYSMDIFTIADKGLVFTSDKDKNILNKIELHNIYSNDAEVLTTEHSMHDVKNLFLTTGQTFIPIINEERNVLGIIYLNDVRSIFFNNFKLNTTSIKSEMKPAFSVSLSENTGNALQLIDENHLSEILVTQQNKLIGYVTKVKILEVYRENLKNLRIE from the coding sequence ATGGTCGCATCCAAAAACAAAAAAAATAGATTTAAAAAAACTTTTCGATACCTTGAAGGAATATTGTATTTATTGAAAACAATTATTTCTGATCGACAGTTTTTATATATTTCGTGTGTTTTAGTGGGCATTTCATCTGCTTTAGCGGTTATTCTTTTAAAATCGTTTGCACACAGCGTTTTTAAATTGGCAACTTATTTAGATACCATTTACAAGCTGCCATTTTCAAACAGTATTTTTCCTGTAATTGGTATTTTGCTTACCGTTTTTATCATTAAAAAGTTTTTAGACGGATCTATAGAAAAAGGCACCAGCCAGATTATGATTGCGGTTGCAAAGAAATCGGGTTATATGCCCAGAAAGCAAATGTACGCTCAGATTATTACCAGTTCGTTAACGGTTGGTATGGGTGGATCTGCCGGATTAGAATCGCCAATTACCATTACAGGAGCAGCATTTGGATCTAACTTTGCACAAAATTTCCGGTTTAATTATAAAGATCGAACATTATTGTTGGCTTGCGGAGTGGCATCGGGTATTGCGGCGGCATTTAATGCACCTATTACTGGCGTGTTGTTTGCAATCGAAATTATTTTAGCAGACATGAGCGTTACGGCGTTTATTCCTTTAATGATTTCTTCGGCAACCGGCGCTATTGTTTCAGGTGTTGTTTTGAAAGAAGGGATGTTTTTGAACTTTAAAAGCAATTTTACGTTTGATTATTCTAATATAATTTATTATGTTTTGGTAGGAATTGCAGCCGGATTTTTTTCTATCTATCACGCAAGAATGTTCCGGAAAATAGAACATTTTACTTCTCAGCTTCGCTATAACGTTTATAAAAAAGCATTTATAGGAGCGGCAATGCTTGCCGTTTTAATTTTTCTTTTTCCAACGCTTTTTGGCGAAGGATACGAAAGTATTAAGTCTTTGGCAAATAACAATGCAGCCGATATTCTTGAAAACTCATTACTAGAAAAATTTCGTAAAAATCCGTGGATTGTACTTGTTTTTGTGGGCTTAACCGCCTTTATAAAAAGTATTGCTACCGGTTTAACATTAGGTTCGGGCGGAAATGGCGGTAATTTTGCTCCATCGCTTTTTGTAGGATCTTATTTGGGATATATGGTTGCAAAGTTTATTGAGTTGATCGGACTTAAAAAATTGCCTATCGAAAATTTTACCGTTGTTGGTATGGCAGCCGTTTTAAGCGGATTATTTCACGCACCTTTAACTGCCATTTTCCTAATTGCCGAAATTACAGGTGGTTATGGTTTAATGGTTCCGTTGCTAATTGTTTCGTCTATTAGTTTTGCGATTTCTAAACGGTACGATAATTATTCTATGGATATTTTTACCATTGCCGATAAAGGTTTGGTTTTTACATCAGATAAAGACAAAAATATTCTGAATAAAATTGAATTACACAATATTTACAGTAACGATGCCGAAGTTTTAACAACAGAACATTCTATGCACGATGTGAAAAATCTGTTTTTAACTACCGGTCAAACATTTATTCCTATCATTAACGAAGAACGAAATGTGTTGGGAATTATTTATTTGAATGATGTTAGATCTATTTTCTTTAACAATTTCAAATTAAATACCACATCAATAAAATCCGAAATGAAACCTGCTTTTTCAGTGTCGCTTTCAGAAAACACAGGAAATGCACTTCAACTGATAGACGAAAACCATTTGTCCGAAATATTGGTTACACAACAAAATAAATTGATTGGTTATGTTACCAAAGTGAAAATTTTAGAAGTTTACCGAGAAAATTTAAAGAATTTAAGAATTGAATAA